One Bombina bombina isolate aBomBom1 chromosome 5, aBomBom1.pri, whole genome shotgun sequence DNA segment encodes these proteins:
- the LOC128659213 gene encoding gastrula zinc finger protein XlCGF8.2DB-like — MIPQTPKILDTNEYSQTLGISQKILKENGELAGTGQKSLCTESNLVIKQEDNIYDLSSEIIIREEKPHTFTEFSKHIKEGKSLQSSQMIHTKEKPFKSTECEKSFRWKSHLLEHHKIHTGEKPECSKCFTRMDHLKTHERSHTGEKPFTCTECGKSFTQKSDLKKHERIHTGEKSFTCTECGTSFTQKSSLKTHERSHTGEKPFTCTECGKSFTQMGNLKTHERSHTGEKPFTCTECGKCFTRIDTLKTHEMNHTGEKPFTCTECGKSFKHKSDLKKHKRSHTGEKPFICTECGKSFTVKSSLKSHERSHTGEKPFTCTECGKRFTHNSNLKKHERIHKGKKPFTC, encoded by the coding sequence atgataccgcaaactcctaaaatcttagacaccaatgagtattcacaaacattggggatatcacaaaagatattaaaagaaaatggtgaattggcaggaactgggcagaaatcattatgtacagaaagtaatttagtcatcaaacaagaggacaacatttatgacttatcCAGTGAAATTATTATCCGCGAGgagaaaccacacacatttactgagttttcaaaacatattaaagaaggaaaaagtctacagtctagccaaatgattcatacaaaggagaaacctttcaaatctacagagtgtgagaaaagctttagatggaagtctcatctactagaacaccacaaaattcacacaggtgagaaaccagaGTGCAGCaaatgttttacacgaatggatcatctgaaaactcatgaaaggagtcacacaggagaaaagcctttcacatgtacagagtgtggaaaaagttttacacaaaagagtgatctgaaaaagcatgaaaggattcacacaggggaaaagtcattcacatgtacagagtgtggaacaagttttacacaaaagagtagtctgaaaactcatgaaaggagtcacacaggagaaaagcctttcacatgtacagagtgtggaaaaagttttacacaaatgggtaatctgaaaactcatgaaaggagtcacactggagaaaagcctttcacatgtacagagtgtggaaaatgcttTACACGAATTGAtactctgaaaactcatgaaatgaatcacacaggggaaaagcctttcacgtgtacagagtgtggaaaaagttttaaacacaagagtgatctgaaaaaacataaaagaagtcacacaggggaaaagcccttCATATGTAccgagtgtggaaaaagttttacagtaaagagtagtctgaaaagtcatgaaaggagtcacacaggagaaaagcctttcacatgtacagagtgtggaaaacgttttacacataacagtaatctgaaaaagcatgaaaggattcacaaggggaaaaaacctttcacatgttga